Proteins encoded by one window of Cystobacter ferrugineus:
- a CDS encoding anti-sigma factor family protein, which translates to MYTCKDSINLLQAMLDGELSAEETQHLREHLAGCAPCVDFLRTYRATPGLCRKALAQKMPQEVSAKLTEFLRARIKPTP; encoded by the coding sequence ATGTACACGTGTAAAGACTCCATCAACCTGCTGCAGGCGATGCTCGACGGGGAGTTGTCCGCCGAGGAGACCCAGCACCTGCGCGAGCATCTGGCGGGCTGCGCTCCCTGCGTGGACTTCCTGCGCACCTACAGGGCCACGCCAGGCCTGTGTCGCAAGGCGCTGGCCCAGAAGATGCCCCAGGAAGTCTCGGCCAAGCTCACCGAGTTCCTGCGCGCGCGCATCAAACCCACCCCGTGA
- a CDS encoding radical SAM protein: MKFHLKTLSLPELEAALAPVQPSPVAVRKVFAAVFAHGASTVEEVCRAPQVPKRVADFLREHAEMPRLTVVERRKAEDGFVKYLFDSPLGGRVEAVRIPIFDHKYVVCISSQVGCALACDFCMTGKLGFQRNLRTWEILEQVMQIREEADRPVRGVVFMGMGEPLLNYTETLRAAQILSHPAGFAISGPSITFSTAGMVPAIRRYVREGHPYRLAFSVTSAIPEKRLKVLPIEKAHPLPELVDAIREYATVRRERAMIAYVAISGFNLGEEDARALKQAFEGIPIKVDLIDVTDPQGKYLPPSPEELKAFRDHLQILGAPIARRYSGGKDIGAACGTLAASQYGGVVLPAPPPVSIS; encoded by the coding sequence GTGAAATTCCACCTCAAGACCCTGTCGCTGCCGGAGCTCGAGGCGGCCCTCGCGCCCGTACAGCCCTCGCCCGTGGCGGTGCGCAAGGTCTTCGCCGCCGTCTTCGCCCATGGGGCCTCCACGGTGGAAGAGGTGTGCCGGGCGCCCCAGGTGCCCAAGCGCGTGGCGGACTTCCTGCGCGAGCACGCGGAGATGCCCCGCCTGACGGTCGTCGAGCGCCGCAAGGCCGAGGACGGCTTCGTGAAGTACCTCTTCGACTCGCCCCTCGGGGGCCGGGTGGAGGCGGTGCGCATCCCCATCTTCGACCACAAGTACGTGGTGTGCATCTCCAGCCAGGTGGGCTGCGCGCTCGCGTGCGACTTCTGCATGACGGGCAAGCTGGGCTTCCAGCGCAACCTGCGCACCTGGGAGATTCTGGAGCAGGTGATGCAGATCCGCGAGGAGGCCGACCGGCCCGTGCGCGGCGTGGTCTTCATGGGCATGGGCGAGCCGCTGCTCAACTACACGGAGACGTTGAGGGCCGCGCAGATCCTCTCCCACCCCGCGGGCTTCGCCATCTCCGGCCCCTCCATCACCTTCTCCACCGCGGGCATGGTGCCGGCCATCCGCCGCTACGTGCGCGAGGGTCACCCGTACCGGCTGGCCTTCTCGGTGACGAGCGCCATCCCCGAGAAGCGGCTGAAGGTGCTGCCCATCGAGAAGGCCCACCCGCTGCCGGAGCTGGTGGACGCCATCCGGGAGTACGCCACGGTGCGGCGCGAGCGGGCGATGATCGCCTACGTGGCCATCAGCGGCTTCAACCTGGGTGAAGAAGACGCACGGGCGCTCAAGCAGGCCTTCGAGGGCATTCCCATCAAGGTCGACCTCATCGACGTGACGGACCCCCAGGGCAAGTACCTGCCGCCCTCGCCCGAGGAGCTCAAGGCGTTTCGCGACCACCTGCAGATCCTCGGCGCGCCCATCGCGCGGCGCTACTCGGGGGGCAAGGACATTGGCGCGGCGTGTGGCACCCTGGCCGCCTCCCAATATGGGGGCGTGGTGTTGCCGGCCCCGCCGCCCGTGAGCATCTCGTAG
- a CDS encoding DedA family protein: MVEFLDNFIAHLGLLGLLVFGVAAALEYVVPPFPGDTVTLLGGVYAVRGDHPWPLVFGVVVAGSVLGALINYQVGHWLGARFERRPGEAFFGITHARLESVQAQMRHKGPWLLLVNRFLPGIRGLIFVAAGAAHMPRFNALLLGALSAMAHTALVLALGVAVGGNLERLEFLVGRYQRGVIFGVALVVLVLGVRTLFRRQPRTG, translated from the coding sequence ATGGTCGAGTTCCTCGACAACTTCATCGCCCACCTGGGCCTCTTGGGCCTGCTGGTGTTCGGCGTGGCGGCGGCGCTGGAGTACGTGGTGCCGCCCTTTCCCGGAGACACCGTCACGCTGCTGGGCGGGGTGTACGCGGTGCGGGGGGACCATCCCTGGCCGCTGGTGTTCGGAGTGGTGGTGGCCGGCAGCGTGCTCGGCGCGCTCATCAACTACCAGGTGGGACACTGGCTGGGGGCCCGCTTCGAGCGGCGGCCGGGAGAGGCCTTCTTCGGCATCACCCACGCGCGGCTGGAGTCGGTGCAGGCGCAGATGCGACACAAGGGGCCGTGGCTGCTGCTCGTCAACCGTTTCCTGCCGGGCATTCGCGGGCTCATCTTCGTCGCGGCGGGGGCCGCGCACATGCCCCGCTTCAACGCGCTGCTGCTCGGGGCGCTGTCGGCCATGGCACACACGGCCCTGGTGCTGGCGCTGGGCGTGGCGGTGGGCGGCAACCTGGAGCGGCTGGAGTTCCTCGTGGGGCGCTACCAGCGGGGCGTCATCTTCGGGGTGGCGCTCGTCGTCCTGGTGCTGGGTGTGCGCACCTTGTTCAGGCGCCAGCCCCGGACCGGGTGA
- a CDS encoding arginine N-succinyltransferase → MIVLRDVQKTDLPGLKRLAAVLNTVNLPNNEQTLEAIIDKSVKSFSDKVKDPFEREYLFVLEDVRNELIIGTSMIIAQHGTYEAPHIYYDVSEREHYSASIGRHFRHKVLSIGYNYEGPTEIGGLVVDPPYRATPDKPGKQLSYVRFLFMAMHKRLFRPRVLAELLPPLMPDGRSLLWEACGKKFTGLDYQEADRLSRQNKEFIKELFPSSDIYASLFPERVQKVLGEVGPNTQGVQRMLERVGFRYVERIDPFDGGPHFEANLADITLVRRYRSVKLAAEDFDLEGDDVLVGYERDSGRNRFRAVRTMARLDDKMAYLPARAKQLLDAPVGARLSIIPFD, encoded by the coding sequence ATGATCGTCTTGCGCGATGTCCAGAAGACCGACCTGCCCGGCCTGAAGCGGCTCGCCGCGGTGCTCAACACCGTCAACCTCCCCAACAACGAGCAGACGCTCGAGGCCATCATCGACAAGTCCGTGAAGAGCTTCTCGGACAAGGTGAAGGATCCCTTCGAGCGCGAGTACCTCTTCGTGCTGGAGGACGTGCGCAACGAGCTCATCATCGGCACCTCGATGATCATCGCGCAGCACGGCACCTACGAGGCGCCGCACATCTATTACGACGTGTCCGAGCGCGAGCACTACTCGGCCAGCATCGGCCGGCACTTCCGGCACAAGGTGCTCTCCATCGGCTACAACTACGAGGGCCCCACGGAGATTGGCGGCCTCGTGGTGGACCCGCCCTACCGCGCCACACCGGACAAGCCCGGCAAGCAGTTGTCCTACGTGCGCTTCCTCTTCATGGCCATGCACAAGCGGCTGTTCCGCCCGCGGGTGCTCGCCGAGCTGCTTCCCCCGCTGATGCCCGACGGGCGCAGCCTGCTGTGGGAGGCGTGCGGCAAGAAGTTCACCGGGCTGGACTACCAGGAGGCGGACCGGCTCAGCCGGCAGAACAAGGAGTTCATCAAGGAGCTCTTCCCCTCCTCGGACATCTACGCCTCGCTCTTCCCCGAGCGCGTGCAGAAGGTGCTCGGCGAGGTGGGGCCCAACACCCAGGGCGTGCAGCGGATGCTCGAGCGCGTCGGCTTCCGCTACGTGGAGCGCATCGACCCCTTCGACGGCGGCCCGCACTTCGAGGCCAACCTCGCGGACATCACCCTCGTGCGCCGCTACCGCTCGGTGAAGCTGGCCGCGGAGGACTTCGACCTGGAGGGCGATGACGTGCTCGTCGGCTACGAGCGCGACTCGGGGCGCAACCGCTTCCGCGCGGTGCGCACCATGGCCCGGCTGGACGACAAGATGGCCTACCTGCCCGCGCGCGCCAAGCAACTGCTGGACGCGCCCGTGGGCGCCCGGCTCTCCATCATCCCCTTCGACTGA
- a CDS encoding ABC transporter substrate-binding protein encodes MGPRFLMHLYKYLLSFSVVIGLTLGIMTGGLLHLAAGQSMTPSSWAVLLLGTPLLLMAATYAFWTLWADRRLQERASLLTRLAEGDLTNSAYNGLRDEREVRRLLYSLRRALTQVQRVTGNVRRTCQGVSEEVRVLLEAAHRQSGAVERSQQSVLSMGQSMQAAGKRVTQLESFIQETNGSLTDMTERLGQVAEALLALDDFSHRTTQQVQAMSERLHHIASSGDELGRFASEAEAFVQLVQTGIDAVRHRASETNQLAHAVTATAEHGAVLVNDCVQGMYRVEETVRKTAELVDSLGVRSTQIGRIVDVIQEIADQTNLLALNAAIIAAQAGEQGRPFGVVADEIRSLAERTARSTREIATMVSGIRREVGTAVSLVREGREQASTGVLLGDRAAEALREIRAITQRTFSAVEATVAETKRLDAQGSTVVEASRRVARRVDDVTRAAIEQAGHGRELVHQTQQMAKLAQEASQKAEGQARTGRDLSSAVVRLSTAIEEIRAAHGVLMRGDTAIAEEVARVSEDALQVIRIGDGLSRSVQQLAHEAASLDGEVFRFRLPAPRPGGTLRAGVHQSAFLHNQGGLDPLFAVETQVLEMTCCVFSPLLRLDDGLLVPELAERWEVDATARRYRFHLRPGVVFHDGTPLSARDVKRHFERLLDPAVNSPDRTLMEVVEGASEVISGQTREVRGLLVMDDLTLEIRLEEPKAFFLQLMTLPGAAVARLDARGQMVGTGPFRLVDFGSSLITLERNPSYWRAGQPLLDRLEFHLLESREQAVNALREGSVDIVSHLFMRQVESLEQDGQQVLASNTPSTTFLGFNMREAPYNDVRVRKALRVGMNVRGMVDQFHKGARLARTLTPPELLEDDLPVDESVPGSDLALAERLLREAGVRTLPVTLHHPQGNDPSIEDAVLFQPLVDAGLVELRHEELHPDEFFERRRNGRLSTFRVGWVADYPDPDNFLYYLLHSKAQLLCTLNYHNEELDRLTEEARITIDPQKRKRLYRLAERAVHEDCPIIPLFHQRMHAVANGSVQGMRLHQALPQVRFEELWLDKPEAARRD; translated from the coding sequence ATGGGACCTCGGTTTCTCATGCACCTCTACAAGTACCTCCTTTCGTTCAGCGTCGTCATCGGGCTCACCCTTGGAATCATGACGGGTGGACTGCTGCACCTCGCCGCCGGCCAGTCCATGACGCCGTCCAGTTGGGCCGTGTTGCTGCTCGGCACGCCGCTGCTGCTGATGGCGGCGACCTACGCCTTCTGGACGCTGTGGGCGGACCGGCGCCTCCAGGAGCGGGCCAGCCTGCTCACGCGACTGGCCGAGGGAGACCTCACCAACAGCGCCTACAATGGCTTGCGCGATGAGCGCGAGGTGCGCCGGTTGCTCTACTCCCTGCGCCGGGCGCTCACCCAGGTGCAGCGGGTGACGGGCAACGTGCGCCGCACCTGCCAGGGCGTGTCCGAGGAGGTGCGCGTGCTGCTGGAGGCCGCGCACCGGCAGAGCGGCGCGGTGGAGCGCTCGCAGCAGTCGGTGCTCAGCATGGGCCAGAGCATGCAGGCCGCGGGCAAGCGCGTGACGCAGCTCGAGAGCTTCATCCAGGAGACCAACGGCTCGCTCACGGACATGACGGAGCGGCTCGGACAGGTGGCCGAGGCGCTGCTCGCGCTGGATGACTTCTCGCACCGCACCACCCAGCAGGTGCAGGCCATGAGCGAGCGGCTGCACCACATCGCCTCCTCGGGTGACGAGCTGGGGCGCTTCGCCAGCGAGGCCGAGGCCTTCGTGCAGCTCGTGCAGACGGGCATCGACGCCGTGCGCCACCGCGCCTCGGAGACCAACCAGCTCGCCCACGCGGTGACGGCCACCGCCGAGCACGGCGCGGTGCTCGTCAACGACTGCGTGCAGGGCATGTACCGGGTGGAGGAGACGGTGCGCAAGACGGCCGAGCTGGTGGACTCGCTCGGCGTGCGCTCCACGCAGATTGGCCGCATCGTGGACGTCATCCAGGAGATCGCGGATCAGACGAACCTGCTCGCGCTCAACGCCGCCATCATCGCGGCGCAGGCGGGAGAGCAGGGCCGGCCCTTTGGCGTGGTGGCGGATGAGATCCGCAGCCTCGCCGAGCGCACCGCGCGCTCCACGCGGGAGATCGCCACCATGGTCAGTGGCATCCGCCGCGAGGTGGGCACGGCGGTGTCGCTGGTGAGGGAGGGCCGCGAGCAGGCCAGCACGGGCGTGCTGCTCGGGGACCGGGCCGCCGAGGCGCTGCGGGAGATCCGCGCCATCACCCAGCGCACCTTCTCGGCGGTGGAGGCCACGGTGGCCGAGACGAAGCGGCTGGATGCCCAGGGCTCCACGGTGGTGGAGGCCAGCCGCCGGGTGGCGCGGCGGGTGGACGACGTGACGCGCGCGGCCATCGAGCAGGCGGGCCACGGACGCGAGCTGGTGCACCAGACGCAGCAGATGGCCAAGCTCGCGCAGGAGGCGTCGCAGAAGGCGGAGGGCCAGGCGCGCACGGGCCGCGACTTGTCGAGCGCGGTGGTGCGGCTGAGCACGGCCATCGAGGAGATCCGCGCGGCGCACGGCGTGCTCATGCGCGGGGACACGGCCATCGCCGAGGAGGTGGCGCGGGTGAGCGAGGACGCGCTCCAGGTCATCCGCATTGGCGATGGGCTGAGCCGCTCGGTGCAGCAACTGGCGCACGAGGCGGCGAGCCTGGACGGCGAGGTGTTCCGCTTCCGGCTGCCCGCGCCACGGCCGGGTGGCACGCTTCGCGCGGGCGTCCATCAGTCGGCGTTCCTGCACAACCAGGGCGGGTTGGATCCCCTCTTCGCGGTGGAGACCCAGGTGCTGGAGATGACCTGCTGTGTCTTCTCCCCGCTGCTGCGCCTGGATGATGGCCTCCTGGTGCCGGAGCTCGCCGAGCGCTGGGAGGTGGACGCCACGGCGCGCCGCTACCGCTTCCACCTGCGCCCGGGCGTCGTCTTCCACGACGGCACCCCCCTGAGCGCGCGCGATGTGAAGCGGCACTTCGAGCGGCTGTTGGACCCCGCCGTGAATTCGCCGGACCGCACCCTGATGGAGGTCGTCGAGGGGGCCTCGGAGGTCATCTCCGGACAGACGCGCGAGGTGAGGGGGCTGCTGGTGATGGACGATCTGACGCTGGAGATCCGGCTCGAGGAGCCCAAGGCCTTCTTCCTGCAGCTGATGACCCTGCCGGGCGCCGCGGTGGCCCGGCTCGACGCCCGGGGACAGATGGTGGGCACCGGCCCGTTCCGGCTGGTGGACTTCGGCTCCTCGCTCATCACGCTCGAGCGCAATCCCAGCTACTGGCGCGCGGGGCAGCCCCTGCTGGACCGGCTCGAGTTCCACCTGCTGGAGTCACGCGAGCAGGCCGTGAACGCGCTGCGCGAGGGCTCGGTGGACATCGTCTCCCACCTGTTCATGCGGCAGGTGGAGTCGCTCGAGCAGGACGGGCAGCAGGTGCTCGCCAGCAACACGCCCTCCACGACATTCCTCGGCTTCAACATGCGCGAGGCGCCCTACAACGACGTGCGCGTGCGCAAGGCGCTGCGGGTGGGCATGAACGTGCGCGGCATGGTGGATCAGTTCCACAAGGGAGCACGCCTGGCGCGCACGTTGACGCCACCGGAGTTGTTGGAGGACGACCTGCCCGTGGACGAGTCGGTGCCGGGCAGCGACCTCGCCCTCGCCGAGCGGCTGCTGCGCGAGGCCGGGGTGCGCACCCTGCCCGTCACCCTGCACCATCCCCAGGGCAACGATCCGTCGATCGAGGACGCCGTGCTCTTCCAGCCCCTGGTGGACGCGGGGCTGGTGGAGCTGCGGCACGAGGAGCTGCACCCGGACGAGTTCTTCGAGCGGCGGCGCAACGGGCGGCTGTCCACCTTCCGCGTGGGCTGGGTCGCCGACTATCCCGACCCGGACAACTTCCTCTATTACCTGCTGCACTCCAAGGCCCAGCTCCTGTGCACGTTGAACTACCACAACGAGGAGTTGGATCGGCTCACGGAGGAGGCGCGCATCACCATCGATCCCCAGAAGCGCAAGCGGCTCTACCGGCTCGCGGAGCGGGCCGTCCACGAGGACTGCCCCATCATCCCGCTCTTCCACCAGCGCATGCACGCGGTGGCCAACGGCTCGGTGCAGGGCATGCGGCTGCACCAGGCACTGCCCCAGGTGCGCTTCGAGGAGCTGTGGCTGGACAAACCGGAGGCGGCCCGGAGGGACTGA